The stretch of DNA TTGAGCAAATATTCTGAgatttaacggcgttgtgcatTAAGTGCTAGGCTTGCATTCAGTGCAGTGGTAGGCGAGGtatgtctcaaaaaaaatgtaaatctcACGTCTCGAGGAGTATGGCAACTGCAAAATTAAAAGGCACAATCACCACTCATCATTTCCAATAAAATGAAGTTACACACTTGTAGACACATATATCCCGAAGTCTCAGCAGCGCTGGTcacatatatacacacacatcaGAATCAGATGCTATGCAAGTACGACAAAAAAGGCACCTGATCAGTATGGCAACTGCAAAATTAAAAGGCACGATCACCACCACTCATCATTTCCAATAATGGAGTTACAGCAGTCCATCGAAGCTCTGAACAATGAACTCGATTAGGTCCTCATAGTGTCTACGCGCCATCTCCACCTGCCCCTTCACTGATGAGTAGCTAGTCATAACCGTCGCCAATACATCCTGAACCAACTTCTTATCCACGGCCTGGTCCTCGGCACCGACAGACGGAGCTAGCACTTCTAGCTTGTCAGCAACTTCAGATACAAATTGCGCTTCTGACTTGGCACCGACAGACTGAGCTAGCACTTCTAGCTTGTCAGCAACTTCAGACACAAATTGCGCTTCTGACTTGGCTTCAGACGCATGCCGTCTTGCTAAAGGCGCAAGCTCTGCTAAATACTTGGCAACCCTAGAATAATGTGCTTCTACTTCCTGGTTGATTGAGCATAAGAATAACTCATGAGATGCACCCAACAatcaacataaaaaaaaaatccagtcCTAAAATATAACCACAATACTAGGATGATCTAAGACTTTGATATGAGTATAAATGTAGGAAACAAAGGAACCTGTATGCGGCAGCAACCATCCCAGAGATTCCCTGGTATGTAGAGGTTGATAATATGCTTGCGTTCAAATGCTTTACCACACTGAGGGCactggaaagaaagaacaattgGCATGCACAGATAAGTCGCCAGGCATGTATATAGGGATAGGATCTGAAACAATCTGATATATTTATGAAACTGTGTTTGCCCATTTAAAAGCATGTCTGGCACCTTTGCGCTTGTGTTGCCGCAAGCAATCAGCCAATTCTCCAGGCACGATCTGCCATACACATGTCCACAGGGAATGCAACTGCATGTAACAGGTAGGTGAtgattttatataaaatatgtATGCATATAACATGGAAAGTAAAAGCTAGTGCATTTCAAAAGAAAGAACGGATGGGAGAAAACATCTCGTTATCAGACCTTTTTTTTGTCCTAAGCAAATCCAGGGGATACCCCGCCTTATTTCCATTCGGAAAGGCGTCTAGGACACGATGAAAACTGTGGTGGAAGCATGGTAGAGCTGTACATCTCGGCGCATGATGGAGGCAGGCAGCATGGGTTCAGGGGAAAACCACATCATCACCTCCCCCGCTCCATGAGGATTGCAGAAGCATGATTGTGTATAATATAATAATATGTAGTACGTGTACTTGTTTGGATTCCAACTAGGTGATGGTTGAGGAGATTAGTAAGCAAGCTCTAGCAACCAAATTAATGCTCGATATGAAAACCAGTGTGCTTCAAGTTAAACAGGGGGAAGAAATCAGCAGTGTGGTGCAGATCCCTAATCAAGTTATTACGGCCAGTGGTATTTTTAATGCTGTAACCATATTCCTAAAATTGGAGGCCAAGCATGAATCCTTATTTTTGTATCCCCAACGTGGATCTCCATCCCTAGTTTCTAGGGTAAATCGAGCAGAGTCGTATGCCTATGCCATGGCAGCAGCTGATTGGGGAAACTAGGTCCATGATTAACAACACAAGACTAATAGAGGCGATGCGACTATGCTAGTGCAGAAATTTAGTAGCAGGTTTGGTTTTCGCACCAGAGACGATGCGCGCCGCTGCAGGTGGATGGCTCCATACACACGCAGCAGGTGGTCCTCGTCTCCCCGCTGTGATcttcatccgccgccgccgaaaccCTAGCTCCGGGGAGAGCCTCGTCGCCCCATTCTTCCTCCTCGGTCTGCACGTCtgtggcctcctcctcgtcgtcgtccgcaGGCGGCGACGACATGGGGTTGGGGGGACGCAGGATGTAGGGCGAGCTCAGGGACGGCAGCCACAggcaggcctcctcctcctcctcggctccgcctccgcctccgcctcctcctcctgcgggaagagagagaagaagagaagaaggttCTCGCCTGACAGGCAGGCCTGGGCCACCAAACAAGTTCCGCCGGCCCAATGAAAGCGAGCCCACCAAACTAGTCAGTCAAATCCCCTAGCTGAAATGAAAGGGAGATCAGAGCTCCGAGCTCTCGCGTTAAACATCACATCACAATTTCACTAAAAGACGAATGACCGTATgcagtactaaataaagtctatttataaaatttttttatgAATGAGTGTAAATTTTTTAGACGAATCCAATGAgacaagtttcatcatgattagctacagtaatgctacagtaaccgcaccCAATCATCTTCTAATtgtgcggtcaaaggtctcattagctaaaataactgctacagtaccatagttgtggaggtaattttataattagactttatttaataccactaattagtggtcaaagcatcGTTTTCCTCTCGTCAAAACGTTTTCACGccacaaccaaacacggccctccttccaaaaataaataaataaaca from Panicum virgatum strain AP13 chromosome 9K, P.virgatum_v5, whole genome shotgun sequence encodes:
- the LOC120647615 gene encoding E3 ubiquitin-protein ligase RFWD3-like, producing the protein MSSPPADDDEEEATDVQTEEEEWGDEALPGARVSAAADEDHSGETRTTCCVCMEPSTCSGAHRLCCIPCGHVYGRSCLENWLIACGNTSAKCPQCGKAFERKHIINLYIPGNLWDGCCRIQEVEAHYSRVAKYLAELAPLARRHASEAKSEAQFVSEVADKLEVLAQSVGAKSEAQFVSEVADKLEVLAPSVGAEDQAVDKKLVQDVLATVMTSYSSVKGQVEMARRHYEDLIEFIVQSFDGLL